A section of the Ranitomeya imitator isolate aRanImi1 chromosome 7, aRanImi1.pri, whole genome shotgun sequence genome encodes:
- the LOC138645804 gene encoding zinc finger protein 850-like isoform X1 — translation MEKSESDVRDDEWCKEDVPTDGRTSSSKIQKSIAQDPYEEHANISDMDPFKVQCPISSLTVKHYKSHRSLENKKAPTRKKPFSCSECGKCYILKSNLVTHVRIHTGEKQFTCSECGNCFSDKSYLVRHERIHIGGKPFSCSDCGKCFSYKSALVKHVRIHTGEKPFSCSDCGRCFREKTTFVRHEIMHTGEKPFSCSECGKCFTQKSNLVTHERIHTVEKPFSCSECGKCFINKSALVSHEKIHTAEKPFSCSECGKCFTKKSQLVTHDRGHTGEKPFSCSECGKCFSEKSTLVKHVRIHTGEKPFSCSECGKCFALKSILVKHERIHTEKPFSCSECGKCFKKKSSLISHEKIHTGEKPFSCSECGKCFKKKSSLISHEKIHTGEKPFSCSECGKCFSLNSTLVKHVRIHTGEKPFSCSECGKCFSENSTLVKHVRIHTGEKSFSCPECGKCFSEKSALVKHVRVHTGEKPFSCWECGKCFSEKSTLVTHERIHTGEKPFSCSECGKCFSEKSTLVTHERIHTGEKPFSCSECGKYFTLKSYLVNHERIHTGEKPFSCSECGKCFSLNSTLVKHVRIHTGEKPFSCSECGKCFSEKSALVKHARIHTGEKPFSCSECGKYFTLKSYLVNHERSHTGEKPFSCLECGKCFKDKPHIFTHERVHTRVKPFSCSECGKCFAQKPHLVTHERVHTGEKPFSCSECGKCFSDKSALVKHVRIHTGEKPFSCSECGKCFAQKSYLVKHERSHTGEKPFSCLECGKCFKDKQHIFTHERVHTGVKPFSCPECGKCFAQKKYLVTHERVHTGEKPYSCLECGKCFSDKSHLVRHVRIHTGEKPFSCSECGKCFAQKPHLVTHERVHTGEKPF, via the exons ATGGAGAAATCAGAAAGTGATGTGCGGGATGATGAGTGGTGCAAAGAGGACGTTCCTACAG ATGGTCGTACCAGCAGCTCCAAAATCCAAAAAAGCATTGCACAAGACCCATATGAAGAACATGCTAACATCTCAGACATGGATCCTTTTAAAGTACAATGCCCTATTTCATCACTGACTGTTAAACATTATAAAAGTCACAGAAGTTTGGAAAATAAAAAAGCTCCCACaaggaagaagccattttcatgttcagaatgtgggaaatgttacatcctAAAATCAAATCTGGTTACACatgtgagaattcacacaggagagaagcaatttacatgttcggaatgtggaaatTGTTTTTCagataaatcatatcttgttagacatgagagaattcacataggagggaagccattttcatgttcagattgtgggaaatgtttttcataTAAATCGGCTCTTGTTAAACatgtgagaattcacacaggagagaagccattttcatgttcagattgtgggagATGTTTTAGAGAAAAAACAACTTTTGTTAGACATGAGATAatgcacacaggagaaaagccattttcatgctcagaatgtggaaaatgttttacacagaaatcaaatcttgttacacatgagagaattcacacagtagagaagccgttttcatgttcagaatgtgggaaatgttttataaatAAATCTGCTCTTGTTTCACATGAGAAAATTCACACagcagaaaagccattttcatgttcggaatgtgggaaatgttttacaaagaaATCACAACTTGTTACACATGACAgaggtcacacaggagagaagccattttcatgttcggaatgtgggaaatgtttttcagagaaatcaactcttgttaaacatgtgagaattcacacaggagagaagccattttcatgttcagaatgtgggaaatgttttgctctAAAATCAATTCTTGttaaacatgagagaattcacacagagaagccattttcatgttcagaatgtggaaaatgttttaaaaagaaatCTTCTCTTATTTCAcatgagaaaattcacacaggagaaaagccattttcatgctcagaatgtggaaaatgttttaaaaagaaatCTTCTCTTATTTCAcatgagaaaattcacacaggagagaagccattttcatgttcggaatgtgggaaatgtttttcattGAACTCAACTCTTGTTAAACatgtgagaattcacacaggagagaagccattttcatgttcggaatgtgggaaatgtttttcagagaACTCAACTCTTGTTAAACatgtgagaattcacacaggagagaagtcattttcatgtccggaatgtgggaaatgtttttcagagaAATCAGCTCTTGTTAAACATGTgagagttcacacaggagagaagccattttcatgttgggaatgtgggaaatgtttttcagagaaatcaactcttgttacacatgagagaattcacacaggagagaagccattttcatgttcggaatgtgggaaatgtttttcagagaaatcaactcttgttacacatgagagaattcacacaggagagaaaccattttcatgctcagaatgtggaaaatattttactctaaaatcatatcttgttaatcatgagagaattcacacaggagagaagccattttcatgttcggaatgtgggaaatgtttttcattGAACTCAACTCTTGTTAAACatgtgagaattcacacaggagagaagccattttcatgttcggaatgtgggaaatgtttttcagagaAATCAGCTCTTGTTAAACAtgcgagaattcacacaggagagaagccattttcatgctcagaatgtggaaaatattttactctaaaatcatatcttgttaatcatgagagaagtcacacaggagagaagccattttcttgtttagaatgtggaaaatgttttaaagaCAAACCACATATTTTTACACATGAGAGAGTTCACACGAGAGTgaaaccattttcatgctcagaatgtggaaaatgttttgctcaAAAACCACATCTCGTTACACatgagagagttcacacaggagagaaaccattttcatgttcggaatgtgggaaatgtttttcagataAATCAGCTCTTGTTAAACatgtgagaattcacacaggagagaagccattttcatgctctgaatgtggaaaatgttttgctcaaaaatcatatcttgttaaacatgagagaagtcacacaggagagaagccattttcttgtttagaatgtggaaaatgttttaaagaCAAACAACATATTTTTACACatgagagagttcacacaggagTGAAACCATTTTCATgcccagaatgtggaaaatgttttgctcaAAAAAAATATCTCGTTACACATGAGAGagtccacacaggagagaagccatattcatgtttggaatgtgggaaatgtttttcagataaatcacatcttgttagacatgtgagaattcacacaggagagaagccattttcatgctcagaatgtggaaaatgttttgctcaAAAACCACATCTCGTTACACatgagagagttcacacaggagagaagccattttaa